A segment of the Paracoccus suum genome:
TGCGGCGAGAACGCCGAGGGCCGATCCCCGGCAACCCTTGCACCTTCATTCTTATTGTACGATCAATCAGCGGCCCTTTGACATGGATGTATGATGCTGGACGCTACCGCAAAACCGACCGAGGACGTCGACCTGCGCGAGGTGTTCGGCCTCGACAGCGACATGAAGGTCAAGTCCTTCGCCGAGCGGACCGACCGCGTCCCGGAGATCGACCCCACCTACAAGTTCGACCCCGACACCACCATGGCGATCCTCGCTGGCTTTGCCTACAACCGCCGGGTGATGATTCAGGGCTATCACGGCACCGGGAAATCGACCCATATCGAACAGGTCGCGGCGCGCCTGAACTGGCCCTGCGTCCGTGTGAACCTCGATTCCCATATCAGCCGGATCGACCTGATCGGCAAGGACGCGATCAAGCTGCGTGACGGCAAGCAGGTAACGGAGTTTCACGAGGGCATCCTGCCTTGGGCGCTGCGCAACCCGGTCGCCATCGTGTTCGACGAATACGACGCCGGCCGCGCCGACGTGATGTTCGTCATCCAGCGGGTGCTGGAACATGACGGCAAGCTGACCCTGCTCGACCAGAACGAGATCATCACGCCCAATCCCTCATTCCGCCTCTTTGCGACCGCGAACACCGTGGGGCTCGGCGATACGACCGGCCTCTATCACGGCACTCAGCAGATCAACCAGGCACAGATGGACCGCTGGTCGCTCGTGGCGACGCTGAACTATCTGTCCCACGACGCCGAGACGGCGATCGTACTGGCCAAGGTGCCGCACTACAATACGGACAAGGGCCGCAAGCAGATTGCGCAGATGGTAACTCTGGCCGACCTGACGCGGACCGCGTTCATGCAGGGCGACCTGTCCACCGTCATGTCGCCCCGAACCGTCATCAGCTGGGCCCAGAACGCCCGCATCTTTGACAACATCGGCTATGCCTTCCGGCTGACTTTCCTGAACAAGTGCGACGAGCTGGAGCGCCAGACAGTGGCCGAGTTCTACCAGCGCCTGTTCGACGAGGAACTGCCCGAGAGCGCCGCCGCCCAAGCGAAGTAAGGAACGAGGGGCCCGTCAGCCGGGCCCCTTCACGATGCGCTGGCGCTATTATGCCTCGCGCGCAGCCTTCGTCGCCTTGGTCCACCAGGTCAGGTCGGTCAGCAACCCGCCTAGCGCGTTCTCCAAGTTGCCCTCTATCTCACTGATCGGAGCGTTGCCGGCGCCGGGCCAGACCTTGAAGAAGTCGGCGCCCCCGATGTGGACCGCGCCGCGGACCGGGACCATCTGCAGCTCGACGCCGATGGCGCGCAGATGTTCCAGCGCGCGGGCGCCCCCCATGCTGCCATACGCGAGCGCGGCCATCGGCTTGTGAACCCACTCGTTATAGGCCTGGTCCAGCGCGTTTTTCAGCGCCGCGGTGATCGAGTGGTTGTATTCCGAGACGATGAACACGAACCCGTCGTAGCTGGCGATCTTTTCCTGCCAGGCGACGGCCTTGGGATCGCTGGACGGCACCCAGGCGTTCGAGGCAGGCTCGTCAAAGAACGGCAGGTCGGCATCGCGCAGGTCCACGACCTCGAAATCGAGGTCCGCGTTTCCGGCGACCTTTGACATGAACCATTCGGTCGGCTTGTCTGCGAAACGTGTCTTGCGAGTCGAGCCGATGATTACGGCAATGCGAGGCTTGGACATTTAAGTCTCCATCAGTATCTAGGTTTCTGGCGGTAACTTACTGGCCGGCCGGACCGACGCAAGAAGGCACCTTGATGATACCGTGTGACACCCAGGATACGGTCCACTGCGAGCGCCTGAGCCGCATGCTCTCGCGCATCGGCGACAAGTGGACGCTGCTGATCGTGCGGGCGCTGGGCGCGCAGCCGCTGCGCTTCAACGCGCTGAAACGCGAGCTGGGTAGCATTTCGCAAAAGATGCTGACGGTGACGTTGCGCAATCTGGAGCGTGACGGGCTGGTCACGCGAAAGGTGACGCCGACCACCCCGCCGCAGGTCGAATATGCGCTGAGCGCGATGGGGCGCGATCTGCACCAGCCGATTGCGGCTCTGGCAGAATGGGCCTGGGCGCATGCCGATGCGATCGATCGGGCCCGCGCGGACTATGACGCGCAGGACGCCCGCGGCCCCTCGACAGAGGGCGCGGCGCGCGCGACAAAGACGGCATGAAACCCAGCGACAACCCCGCCGATCCGTTCAAGAAGGCCCTGGCCGAGGCGACCCGCGCCATGGCCGACGAGCGCGAGTTGAACGTCACCTATACCGCCGATCCGTCCGGGATCGCGGGCGACACCATGCGCCTGCCGCAAATCAGCCGGCGGCTGACGCGGGACGAAATCCTGCTCGCGCGCGGCACGGCCGACAGCCTCGCGATGCGCCTGCGGCATCATGACCCGGCAACGCACATGCGCTATGCCCCGGCCGGGCCGATGGCGCGCGATCTTTACGAAGCAATGGAAACCGCCCGCAGCGAGGCCGTAGGCGCGCGCGAGATGCCGGGCGCACTGTCCAATATCGACGTCAAGCTGGGCGCCGAAGCCGAGCGCAAGGGCTATGGCCGCCTGACCTCCACCTCCGAGGCGCCGCTGGCGGTCGCCGCCGGCTATCTGGTCCGCCAGATGGCCACCGGCCGCGCCCTGCCGCCGGCCGCGCAGAACCTGGCCGATCTGTGGCGCCCGCTGGTCGAGGCCGAGGCGGGCGGCACGCTGACCGGGCTGCAGGACGCGCTGGGCGATCAGGCCGCGTTCGCGCGGCTTGCCCGGCAGGTGATTGCCGACCTGGGCTACGGAGATCAGCTGGGCGACGATCCTGATGCGCCCGAGGAAGACGACGCCGAGGACGAGGCGACCGAGGAGGAAGAGGCCGGCGACGCCCAGTCCCGCGACCAGGACGAGAGCGAGGAGGCCGAGGCCAACCCCGAGCGCAGCCAGGAATCAGAGCAGGACGAGCAGCAAGCCAGCGTCAGCATGGACGAAAACGCCGACGATGAGATGTCGGACGACACGGAAATGCCGGACTCCGAGCCGCCGCCGGACCTGCCGCCGCCGGTCAGCGATGCGAGCGCCGATTATCGCGTCTTTACCCCGGCCTTCGACGAAGAGGTCAAGGCCGAGGACCTGGCCGAACCGGCCGAGCTGGAGCGCCTGCGCGCCTATCTCGACAAGCAGCTGGAGCCCTTGCGCGGCGCCGTCGCGCGTCTTGCCAACAAGCTGCAGCGCCGCCTGCAGGCGCAGCAGAGCCGCAGCTGGGAGTTCGACAAGGAGGAGGGCGTGCTGGACGCCGGCCGCCTCGCGCGTGTCGTCGCCAACCCGACAACGCCGCTATCCTTCAAGGTCGAGAAAGAGACCGAGTTTCGCGACACTGTCGTCACCCTGCTGATCGACAATTCCGGCAGCATGCGCGGCCGGCCGATCAGCATCGCGGCGATCTGCGCCGATGTGCTGGCCCGCACGCTGGAACGCTGCCAGGTCAAGGTCGAAATCCTCGGCTTTACGACTCGCGCCTGGAAGGGGGGGCAGTCGCGCGAAGCGTGGCTGGCGGCCCATCGGCCAGAGCATCCGGGCCGCCTGAACGATCTGCGCCACATCGTCTACAAGCCGGCCGACGCGCCCTGGCGGCGGGTGCGCCCCAACCTGGGGCTGATGATGAAAGAGGGGCTGCTGAAGGAAAACATCGACGGCGAGGCGCTGGAATGGGCGCATCGCCGGATGGTGCGCCGTCCCGAAGCCCGCAAGATCCTGATGGTCATCTCGGACGGCGCCCCGGTCGACGATTCGACCCTCAGCGTGAATCCGGCGAATTTTCTGGAAAAGCACCTGCGCGACGTCATTGCCATGGTCGAAAAGCGCAAGCAGGTCGAGCTGCTGGCCATCGGCATCGGCCATGACGTGACCCGCTATTACCAACGGGCCGTGACCATTACGGATGTCGAGCAGCTGGCCGGCGCGATGACCGAGCAGCTCGCCGCGCTGTTCGATGCTGACCCGAAAAAGCGCGCACGCGCCATGGGACGGGGCAGGGCGGCCTGACGGCCGCCTTCCCTAGGGAAGGCTGGGCCGTTTGACCCCTCAGCTGCGCAGGCGCGTCAGCGCGCTGCCCTTGTGAACCGCGACAGTGCCGGTCTTGTCGCTGGTCAGTTCATACTGCGGTTCCTCCGCCGAGCAGTGTCGCGTTCGGCCGCGGAACTCGAAATCCGCGGTGTGGATATTGATCACCCGTCCCCGGATCCGCCCGGCTTCCGAGTTCCAGCTGACGTGATCCCCGACCTCATAGCGCGCCATCTCAACCTGCGGTTCGTCTGATCCAACGACCGGAGGGGCGCGCCGTTCCGCGCCTGCCTCACGCGCGATCTTTCAGCGGCGCAATAAAGTGCATGACCGCAAAACCCCCTCCGCAGGGGGCGGCGTTGCGGTATGGAGAGGGGGGTGCGCGCGCGGAGGGGCGAGATGACCGGTTGGCTGACAACTCATGTTCTGGACACCGCCCGTGGCAGCCCCGCCGCCGGGATGGAGATCACTCTGTTCCGTCTGGACGGCGATCGCCGCTCCGAAATCGCGCGGATGCGCACCAATGCCGATGGCCGGACGGATGGCCCGATCCTGCCGCAGGACGCCTTTGCGCCCGGCGTCTACGAGCTGGTGTTCGCCGTCGGCGCGTGGCTCGATTCGCTGGATATTCCTGCGCCCTCGCCCCGGTTCCTCGATGAGGTGCCGATCCGCTTTGGCATGGCCGAGGCTAGCCATTATCATGTGCCGTTGTTGGTCTCGCCCTACGGCTATTCGACCTACAGGGGTAGCTGATGGATCCGATCATCCTGATGGACTGGGCCGGTTTTGCGATCCGCTGGCTTCATGTCGTCACCGCCATCGCCTGGATCGGCTCGAGCTTTTATTTCATAGCGCTCGACCTCGGGCTGCAAAGGGCCCCGGGCCTGCCGGCCGCCGCGCATGGCGAGGAATGGCAGGTCCATGGCGGCGGTTTTTACCACATTACCAAATACATGGTCGCGCCCGAGCGCCTGCCCGAACACCTGACATGGTTCAAATGGGAAAGCTACGCCACCTGGCTTTCAGGGGTCGCCATGCTGGCGATCCTCTACTGGGCGCAGTCCGAGTTGTTCCTGATCGATCCTGAAAAGCTGGCGCTGCTGCCGTGGCAGGCGATCGCCATCTCGGCCCTGTCGCTGACGATTGGCTGGCTGGTCTATGACGCCCTGTGCAAAAGCCCGCTGGGCGAGCAGCCGACGGTCCTGATGGTACTGCTTTTCCTGCTGCTGGTGGTCATGGCCTGGGGCTACAACCAGGTGTTCACCGGCCGCGCAGCGCTGCTGCATCTGGGGGCGTTCACGGCGACGATCATGACCGCCAACGTGTTCCTGATCATCATACCCAACCAGCAGATCGTGGTGGCCGATCTCAAGGCGGGGCGCGCGCCGGATCCGAAATACGGCAAGATCGCCAAGCTGCGGAGCACACACAACAACTACCTGACGCTGCCGGTCGTCTTTCTGATGCTGTCCAACCACTACCCCTTGGCCTTCGCCAGCCGCTACAACTGGCTGATCGCCGCGCTGGTGTTTCTGATGGGCGTGACGATCCGCCATTTCTTCAACACCAAGCATGCGCGCAAATCCTGGCCGTGGTGGACCTGGGGGGTGACGGCAATCTTGTTTGCTGCCTGCGTCTGGCTGTCGGCTCTCGGCACCCAGCGCCTGCCGGACGACGAAACCGCCCTGACGGCGACCCAGGCGCGCTTTGCCGCCGCGCCCGGCTTTGACGCGGTGCGCGATGCGGTCATGGGCCGCTGCACCATGTGCCACGCGGCCGAGCCGTCGTGGGAGGGGATCGTCACCGCGCCGCGCCATCTGGCGCTTGACAGCGACGCCGCCATCGCCCGCGCCGCCCGCGACATCTACGTCCAGGCGGGCCTGACCGATGCCATGCCGCCGGCCAATGTCAGCTACATGGAGCCCGAGGAGCGGGCGGCGATCCGCGAATGGTTCCGGGCGGCGAACGGGGCGCAGGTGGCGTCGAACTGACGCCGTTTGTCCCGGCGGATCAGAAGCGGGCCTTCAACTCGCGCGCGGCAAAATCGGTGAACAGCCGTACCTTGGGGTCCTGCAACTGGCGATGCGGGGTCAGCACGCCGAACTGGGCAGCCAAGGGCGGGGTTTCCGGCAGCACCTCGACCAGCCGGCCGGCCTGAATATGCTCCTCGACCTCGTAGCGCGGCCGGTTGGCGATGCCCGCCCCCTCCAGCGCCCAGCCGATCAGCACATCGCCGTCGTCGGCATCGAACCTGCCCGCGACCATCATCTTGCGCCGGCCCTCGGGCGTCTGCAGCACCCAGTAATATTCGGGCGAGCGCGGGAAACGCAAAAGCAGGCAGTTATGCGCCTTCAGATCGTCCGGCACTTGAGGTGTGCCGCGCGCCGCTAGGTATTCGGGCGCCGCCACCAGAACCCGTGGGCAGTCAGTGATCTTGCGCCAGATCAGGGCGGAATCCTCGGGCTGGCCGAGGAAAAAGGCCACGTCGATGCCGTCCTCGACGATGTTGACGCTGCGGTCGGACAGGCGCAGCCGGACCTCGACCTCGGGGTTCTCGGCCACAAAGCGCGGCACTAGGGGTGCGACTAGCCGCCGGCCAAGGCCCAGCGGCGCCACCACGCGGATGACCCCCTGCGGCGTGCCGGAATAGCTGGCGATCACCGCCTCCGCCTCCTCCAGCGCGGCTATCACCTTGCGCGCGTTGTCATAGAGGACCTGCCCGATCTCGGTCGTGGTCAGCTTGCGCGTGGTACGGTTCAGCAACCGCACGCCAAAGCGCGACTCGAGATCCTTGATGCGGTTCGACGCGCCCGCGGGTGACAGCCGCAGATCACGCCCCCCGGCGGTGATCGATCCCAGTTCGACCACCCGCACGAACACCCGGAGGCTGTCGAGATAGGACATCGGCACCGGCTTTCTTGAAATCGTGTAAACTGTTCCCCCTTCCACGGCGTTTATGCAACAGTCAAGGTAAGGCAATGCTGGGCCGGCCCACAGCGGGGTCAGGGGGACCATGGCATGACCGACGCGATCCGCTTTTTGCTGAATGACAGCGAGGTCAGGCTGACCAGCGCGGGGGCCGGCGACACGCTGCTGGATTTCATTCGCCTCGGCCGCGATCTGACCGGCACCAAGGAGGGTTGCGCCGAGGGGGATTGCGGTGCCTGCACCGTCCTGGTCGGCCGCCTGCACGAGGGCGCGCTGGTCTACGAGCCGATCAACGCCTGCATCCGCTTTCTGGCCGCCTGCCACGGCTGCCATGTGGTTACGGTCGAGCATCTGCGCGGCAAGGACGGCGCGCTGCATCCGGTCCAGCAGGCGATGGTCGCGCACCATGCCAGCCAGTGCGGCTTTTGCACGCCAGGCTTTGTCATGGCGCTTTACGGGCTGTGGATGACCAACCCAGACCCCACGGTGGTCGAGATCGAGACCGCACTTCAGGGCAACCTGTGCCGCTGCACCGGATACGAGCCCATCGTCCGCGCCGCCCTCGCCGCTGCAAGGGCGGGCGGTCAGGCAATAGACGCGCTGGCGGACGAGCGCGCGGCGGTCACCGCCAAGCTGCAGGCGCTGGTGGGGGTGCGGGCCGATGTCTCACGCGGCGAGGATCGCGCCATCGTCCCGGCCGACGTCGATGAATTCGCCGCAGCCCTGCGGGACAATCCCGCCGCCACCATCGTCGCAGGAGCGACCGATGTGGGGCTGTGGGTCACCAAGCAGCTGCGGCCCATCTCTCCGGGTATCTTCATCGGCCATTTGCTCAAGGATATCGCCGTGACGGGCGACGCGATCACCATCGGCGCCGGCGTCACCTATTCCGAATTCGCCCCGGTGATGGAGGAGTATCTGCCGGATGGCCTCGACTATCTGCTGCGCGTCGGGGGCTGGCAGGTACGCAATGCCGGTACCATCGGCGGCAATATCGCCAACGGCTCGCCCATTGGCGAGACGCCGCCCTTCCTGATCGCGCTCGGCGCGCGCATCACCTTGCGGCGCGGCGACGAGCGGCGGCAGATCGCGCTGGAAGATTACTTCATCGAGTACGGCAAGCAGGACCGGGCGCCGGGCGAGTTCCTTGAAACCATTGCCATCCCGCGCCCGAATGGCGCGCGGATCGCGGCCTACAAGGTGTCCAAGCGGGCCAATGCCGACATTTCGGCCGTCGCCGCCGGTTTCTTCATCCGCACGGAAGGTGGCGTCATCCGCGAGGCGCGCGTCGCCTTTGGCGGGATGGCCGGCACGCCGCGCCGGGCCGCGCATGCCGAGGCGGCCCTGACCGGGCAGCCCTTTGCCGCTGAAACCTTCGAGGCGGCCGCCAATGCCGTCGCCAGCGATTTCACCCCGCTGAGCGATTGGCGCGCGAGTGCCGCCTATCGCCAGTCTGTCGCCGCGAACTTCTTCCGCCGCTTCTGGCTGGAAAATTCGGACCAGACCATGCCCGTGCGCCTGAACCGCGCCGTGGGAGAGTGAGATGAAGCAGGACGCCATCACCGCGGGGCAGGCGCTGCCCCAGAACGCCTCGGTCGTGCACGAATCCGCCCATCTGCACGTCACCGGGCGGGCCGATTATACCGACGATCTGCCGACCCCGGCCGGCACGCTGCATACCGCGCTGGGCCTGTCGCAGGTCGCGCACGGGCGCATCGCGGCGATGAACCTTGATGCGGTGCGCGCAGCGCCCGGGGTCATCGACGTTCTGACCGCAACCGACATTCCGGGTCAGAACGACGTCAGCCCGGTTGGCAAGCATGATGACCCGATCCTCGCCGACGGCGAGGTGCAGTTCCACGGCCAGCCGATCTTTGCCGTCATCGCCGAAAGCCGCGACCAGGCCCGCCGCGCCGCCGCGCTCGCCAAGGTCGAATACGAGGCGCTGCCTCATGCGCTCGACCCCATCGCCGCGCGCGACGCGGGCGTTGGCTATGTAACCGAACCCCTGACGCTGCGCCGGGGCGATCCGGCCCCGGCCCTCGCCGCCGCGCCGCGCCGGGTTGCCGGCCGTTTTACCGTCGGCGGGCAGGACCACTTTTACCTCGAGGGCCAGATCGCGCTGGCCCTGCCGGGCGAGGATGACGAGGTCACGATCCTCGTCTCGACCCAGCACCCGTCCGAGGTCCAGCACATGGTCGCACATGCGCTGGGCGTTCCAGCCAATGCGGTTGTCGTCAATGTCCGCCGCATGGGCGGAGGCTTTGGCGGCAAGGAAACGCAGATGAACCTGTTCGCCTGCGTCGCCGCCGTCGCCGCGAAGAAGTGGCGCCGCCCCGTCAAGCTGCGCCCGGACCGCGACGAGGACATGATCGCGACCGGCAAGCGGCACGACTTCGTGGTCGATTACGAGGCGGGTTTCGACGATCAGGGCCGCATCCTCGCGGTCAGCGGCGACTGGTATGCGCGCTGCGGCTTTTCCGCCGACCTCAGCGGCCCGGTCACCGACCGCGCGCTGTTTCACGCCGACAACGCCTATTATTACCCCGATGTCGAATTGCGCTCGCACCCGCAAAAGACCAACACCGTCTCCAACACCGCTTTTCGCGGGTTCGGCGGTCCGCAAGGCGTGATCGTGGCCGAGCGCATCATCGAGGAAATCGCCTATGCGACCGGGCAGGACACCCTCGCCGTGCGCCGCGCCAACCTCTACCGCGATGGCCAGTTGACCCCTTATCACCAGGCGGTCGAGGACCAGATCCTGCCCCGCATCTTCGACGAGCTGGAGGCGAGTTGCGACTATGCCGCGCGGCGAAAGGCGGTGCTGGACTGGAACGCCAAGGGCGGTGTCATCCGCCGGGGCATTGCACTGACCCCGGTCAAGTTCGGCATCAGCTTTACCGCGACGCATTACAACCAGGCCGGCGCGCTGGTGCATATCTACACGGACGGCTCGATCCTGCTCAATCACGGCGGGACCGAGATGGGGCAGGGTCTACACACCAAGGTCGCGCAGGTCGTCGCCGATGCCTTTCAGGTCGATCTGGCGACGATCAAGGTGACCCGGACCGCGACCGACAAGGTTGCCAATACCTCGGCCACCGCGGCATCGTCCGGAACCGACCTGAACGGCATGGCCGCGCTGGACGCCTGCAACCAGATCAAGGCGCGGCTGATCGCGTTTCTCTGCGAGGCAAAGGACGTGACGCCCGAGGAGATCACCTTCGCATCAGGCCATATCATCGTGCGCGGCGAGGCGATCCCCTTTGCCAAGGTGATCGAGATTGCTTACCTCGCCCGCGTCCAGTTGTGGTCCGACGGGTTCTACGCCACCCCCAAGATCCATTGGAATCGCGCGACCGGGCAGGGGCGCCCGTTCTACTATTTCGCCTACGGGGCCGCCTGTTCCGAGGTGTCGGTCGACACGCTGACCGGGGAATACACCATCGAGCGGGCCGACATCCTGCATGACGTCGGCCATTCGCTGAACCCGGCGATCGACAAGGGCCAGGTCGAGGGCGCGTTTGTGCAGGGTACCGGCTGGCTGACGTCTGAAGAACTGTGGTGGGACAAGGAGGGGCGGCTGCGCACGCACGCGCCCTCGACCTACAAGATCCCGCTCGCCTCGGACCGGCCCAAAGTTTTCAACACGCGCCTCGCCGATTGGTCGGTCAATGCCGAGCGGACGATCAAGCGCAGCAAGGCCGTGGGCGAGCCGCCGTTCATGCTGGCGATCTCGGTGTTCGAGGCCATCGGCCAGGCGGTCGCCTCGGTCGCGGATTACCGCGAGTGCCCGCGGCTGGACGCCCCGGCGACGCCCGAGCGGGTGCTGACGGCGATCGAGCGGCTGCGCGGATGATCCGCGTCCGCGTCACCAGCGCCCGAGGCTCGACCCCGCGCGAGGCCGGGGCCGAAATGCTGGTCGGGGCGGATTCGGTCAGCGGGACCATCGGCGGCGGCCAGTTGGAATATCTCGCCATCGACCGCGCCCGGCAGATGCTGGCGCGCGGCGAGGAGAGCGACACGCTGGATGTTCCGCTTGGACCGGAAATTGGGCAATGCTGCGGCGGCCGGGTGCTGCTGACGCTCGACCGCAGCCCGGCCGCCCCGCCCCTCGCCGCGCCGCCGGTCCTGATCTTTGGCGCCGGGCATGTGGGGCGGGCCCTCGCCGCGGCCCTGCTGCCGCTGCCGGTGGCACCGCGCCTGATTGATGAGCGGACGGCGGAACTGGCTTTTGCGCCGGCGGACGTACCGATCACCCTGACCCCGCTGCCCGAGGCCGAACTGCGCGCCGCCCCGCCCGGCACCGCCTTTGTCATCCTGACCCATGACCACGCCCTCGACTTTCTGCTGGCGGCGGAGGCTTTGGCGCGCGGCGACGCCGCCTATGTCGGCATGATCGGCAGCCGCACCAAGCGTGCTACCTTTGCCCGCTTCGCCGCCGCCCGGGGGATCGGGGCGGATGCGCTGACCTGTCCCATCGGCGGGGGCGGGCCACCCGACAAACGACCCGAGGTCATCGCCGCCTTTACCGCGACCGAGATCCTCGCGCGCTTGCATGCCCATGCCTCAATTCGAAAGTCGACATGCAACAGCTGATCCGCGGCCGCGTCCTGAGCTTTCACGCCGACCCGGCGGATACCGCCGACAACCACCACTACTGGCCCGACGGTGCGATCCTGATCGAGGGCGGGCGGATCACAGCCGTCGGCGATTATGCCGACCTGCGCGCGGCGCACCCGGGCCTCGATGCGGCGCTGCAGATCGACCACCGGCCGCACCTGATCCTGCCCGGCTTCATCGACCCGCACATTCATTTCCCCCAAGTCCAGGTGATCGCCAGCTGGGGCGCGCAACTTCTGGAATGGCTGAACACCTATACTTTCCCGGAGGAAGCGCGCTTTGCCGATCCCGCGCATGCGGCGCGCATGGCGGATGCCTTCCTCGACCAGTTGACCGCCCATGGCACCACGACCGCCTGCGCCTTTGCCTCGGTGCATCCGCAATCGGTGGAGGCGTTGTTTACCGCGGCCGAGGCGCGGAACATGGCCATCATCGCAGGCAAGGTAATGATGGACCGCAACGCCCCGGAGAGCGTGCTGGACACCGCGCAGCAGGGATATGACGACAGCGCCGCCCTCATCGCACGCTGGCACGGCAAGGGGCGGGCGCGCTATGCCATCACGCCGCGCTTTGCGATTACTTCGACGCCGGAGCAGCTGGCCGCAACACAGGCGCTGGTCGCGGCCCATCCCGACTGCCATGTCCAGACGCACATGTCGGAGAACCTCGAAGAGATCGCGCTGACGCTGAGCCTCTACCCACTCGCGCGGGACTATCTGGACATCTACGAGAGCTACGGCCTTCTCGGCCCGAACCTCCTCCTCGGGCACTGTATCCACCTGGAGCCACGCGAGATCGCGCGCATGGCCGAATCTGGCAGCCGCGCCATCTTTTGCCCAACCTCGAACCTGTTCATCGGCTCGGGCCTCTATGATGCGCGGGCGGTGCGCGAGGCGGGGATCGTCGCCGGCGTCG
Coding sequences within it:
- the xdhB gene encoding xanthine dehydrogenase molybdopterin binding subunit — its product is MKQDAITAGQALPQNASVVHESAHLHVTGRADYTDDLPTPAGTLHTALGLSQVAHGRIAAMNLDAVRAAPGVIDVLTATDIPGQNDVSPVGKHDDPILADGEVQFHGQPIFAVIAESRDQARRAAALAKVEYEALPHALDPIAARDAGVGYVTEPLTLRRGDPAPALAAAPRRVAGRFTVGGQDHFYLEGQIALALPGEDDEVTILVSTQHPSEVQHMVAHALGVPANAVVVNVRRMGGGFGGKETQMNLFACVAAVAAKKWRRPVKLRPDRDEDMIATGKRHDFVVDYEAGFDDQGRILAVSGDWYARCGFSADLSGPVTDRALFHADNAYYYPDVELRSHPQKTNTVSNTAFRGFGGPQGVIVAERIIEEIAYATGQDTLAVRRANLYRDGQLTPYHQAVEDQILPRIFDELEASCDYAARRKAVLDWNAKGGVIRRGIALTPVKFGISFTATHYNQAGALVHIYTDGSILLNHGGTEMGQGLHTKVAQVVADAFQVDLATIKVTRTATDKVANTSATAASSGTDLNGMAALDACNQIKARLIAFLCEAKDVTPEEITFASGHIIVRGEAIPFAKVIEIAYLARVQLWSDGFYATPKIHWNRATGQGRPFYYFAYGAACSEVSVDTLTGEYTIERADILHDVGHSLNPAIDKGQVEGAFVQGTGWLTSEELWWDKEGRLRTHAPSTYKIPLASDRPKVFNTRLADWSVNAERTIKRSKAVGEPPFMLAISVFEAIGQAVASVADYRECPRLDAPATPERVLTAIERLRG
- the xdhC gene encoding xanthine dehydrogenase accessory protein XdhC yields the protein MIRVRVTSARGSTPREAGAEMLVGADSVSGTIGGGQLEYLAIDRARQMLARGEESDTLDVPLGPEIGQCCGGRVLLTLDRSPAAPPLAAPPVLIFGAGHVGRALAAALLPLPVAPRLIDERTAELAFAPADVPITLTPLPEAELRAAPPGTAFVILTHDHALDFLLAAEALARGDAAYVGMIGSRTKRATFARFAAARGIGADALTCPIGGGGPPDKRPEVIAAFTATEILARLHAHASIRKSTCNS
- the guaD gene encoding guanine deaminase, with translation MQQLIRGRVLSFHADPADTADNHHYWPDGAILIEGGRITAVGDYADLRAAHPGLDAALQIDHRPHLILPGFIDPHIHFPQVQVIASWGAQLLEWLNTYTFPEEARFADPAHAARMADAFLDQLTAHGTTTACAFASVHPQSVEALFTAAEARNMAIIAGKVMMDRNAPESVLDTAQQGYDDSAALIARWHGKGRARYAITPRFAITSTPEQLAATQALVAAHPDCHVQTHMSENLEEIALTLSLYPLARDYLDIYESYGLLGPNLLLGHCIHLEPREIARMAESGSRAIFCPTSNLFIGSGLYDARAVREAGIVAGVATDVGGGSSYSMLTTLNEGYKVMQLKGQNLHPFAAFHWMTRGNALALRMEDRIGTLEPGTDADLVVLDSRATPAMALRMERATTLAEELFVLQIMGDDRAVAQTYVAGKAMKA